The following coding sequences are from one Achromobacter sp. B7 window:
- a CDS encoding pyridoxal phosphate-dependent aminotransferase: MPRLAARTQDFLTFQVVELFKQAQALQAAGHDIISLGIGEPDFTAPPQVVEALERAARAGLSGYGPPAGLMPLREAIAQFYHDKFGAKINPARVIVTAGASGALTLACAALVNHGGEVLMPDPSYPANSNFVLAAGGVPRLIPSSAAKRFQLSADDVARHWTPATQGVLVASPSNPTGTSIAHVELAQLLAQVRARDGFAIVDEIYLGLSYENAPRSALTLDDDIIVINSFSKFFHMTGWRLGWMIVPEDMVAPVEKIAASLAICAPTLAQHAALACFTEQAMKTFEHRREAFKQRRDYLLPEFERLGIHVPVKPDGAFYIYADISNLGMDSATFSQQLLLQAGVAAVPGLDFGPAHGKHTMRFSYATGLDRLEEAVARIGKLLQR, translated from the coding sequence ATGCCCCGCCTTGCCGCTCGCACTCAAGACTTTCTGACATTCCAGGTAGTGGAACTATTCAAGCAGGCGCAGGCGCTACAGGCGGCGGGCCACGACATTATCAGCCTGGGCATCGGCGAACCGGACTTTACCGCGCCGCCCCAGGTGGTGGAAGCGCTGGAACGCGCCGCCCGCGCCGGGCTTAGCGGCTACGGCCCGCCCGCCGGGCTGATGCCGCTACGCGAGGCCATTGCGCAGTTCTACCACGACAAGTTCGGCGCCAAGATCAATCCGGCGCGCGTTATTGTCACGGCCGGCGCATCCGGTGCACTGACGCTGGCGTGCGCGGCGCTGGTCAACCACGGTGGCGAAGTCCTGATGCCTGACCCGTCCTACCCGGCCAACAGCAACTTCGTGCTGGCGGCGGGCGGCGTGCCGCGCTTGATTCCCAGTTCCGCCGCCAAACGCTTCCAGCTGTCGGCCGACGACGTGGCCCGGCATTGGACGCCTGCGACGCAGGGCGTGCTGGTGGCGTCACCCAGCAACCCCACCGGCACATCCATCGCACACGTAGAACTGGCGCAACTGCTGGCGCAGGTTCGTGCGCGCGACGGCTTTGCCATCGTCGATGAAATCTACCTGGGATTGTCGTATGAAAACGCGCCGCGATCCGCGCTGACGCTGGACGATGACATCATCGTCATCAACAGTTTCTCGAAATTCTTTCACATGACCGGCTGGCGCCTGGGCTGGATGATCGTGCCGGAAGACATGGTGGCGCCCGTGGAAAAAATCGCCGCCAGCCTGGCGATCTGCGCGCCCACGCTGGCCCAGCACGCCGCGCTGGCATGCTTTACCGAACAGGCGATGAAAACCTTCGAGCACCGGCGTGAAGCGTTCAAGCAGCGGCGCGACTACCTGTTGCCCGAATTCGAACGCCTGGGCATCCACGTACCCGTCAAGCCAGACGGCGCGTTCTATATCTATGCCGACATCAGCAACCTGGGCATGGACAGCGCCACGTTTTCGCAGCAGCTGCTGCTGCAAGCCGGCGTGGCTGCCGTGCCGGGACTGGATTTCGGGCCGGCCCACGGCAAGCACACCATGCGCTTTTCCTACGCGACGGGGCTGGACCGCCTGGAGGAAGCCGTGGCCCGCATCGGCAAGCTGCTGCAACGCTGA
- a CDS encoding lytic transglycosylase domain-containing protein, with protein MPDASVASLFRNMAQGVHEYLAESLRICSVYLGIAVIVTVSMGFALPGLRDQALQVHKALLTALAPSSMQTGVEPDTGSELGSDTASAIAMAVPTAPASNATGMLGPARVAPPVPKKPALSATGPQAEALRNYISRKYKVAYDATGPLLNTVYKVSREKQLDPLLVLAVIAIESRYNPLAESHVGAQGLMQVMTSVHQDKFDAVGKTALDPAANIGVGATILRDCINRRGSVDAGLACYVGSTGPDDNGYGAKVQAERRRLALASGIALARD; from the coding sequence ATGCCCGATGCGTCAGTGGCCAGCCTGTTCAGGAATATGGCCCAAGGAGTGCACGAATATCTTGCCGAGTCCTTGCGTATTTGCTCAGTCTATCTGGGCATTGCAGTGATTGTGACGGTAAGCATGGGATTTGCCCTGCCAGGTTTGCGCGACCAGGCATTGCAAGTGCACAAAGCCTTGTTGACCGCCCTAGCGCCTTCATCCATGCAAACCGGCGTCGAACCCGACACCGGCTCCGAACTGGGTTCCGACACGGCGTCGGCAATTGCCATGGCCGTACCAACCGCTCCTGCCAGCAATGCCACCGGCATGCTGGGGCCGGCGCGCGTCGCGCCGCCGGTGCCCAAGAAGCCCGCCTTGTCGGCGACCGGCCCGCAGGCAGAAGCGTTGCGCAACTATATCTCGCGCAAATACAAGGTGGCGTATGACGCTACCGGCCCGCTGTTGAACACCGTCTACAAGGTCAGCCGCGAAAAGCAGCTGGACCCCTTGCTGGTGCTGGCGGTCATCGCCATCGAGTCGCGCTATAACCCGCTGGCCGAAAGCCATGTGGGCGCGCAAGGCCTGATGCAGGTGATGACCAGCGTGCACCAGGACAAATTCGACGCCGTGGGCAAGACCGCCCTGGACCCAGCCGCCAACATCGGCGTCGGGGCGACGATTCTGCGCGACTGTATCAACCGGCGCGGTTCGGTCGACGCCGGGCTGGCCTGCTACGTGGGTTCCACGGGGCCGGACGACAACGGCTACGGCGCCAAGGTCCAGGCGGAACGCCGGCGCCTGGCCCTGGCATCGGGCATTGCCCTGGCGCGGGACTGA
- a CDS encoding UbiD family decarboxylase: MKYRDLRDFLAQLERMGDLKRIAAPVSTRLEMTEISDRVLRAEGPALLFEKALHDGQPAQMPVLTNLFGTPSRVARGMGADNVSALRDIGELLASLREPEAPKGLRDALAKVSMLKAALWDMSPKNVKSPACQEIVWEGKDVDLNRLPIQTCWPGDVAPLLTWGLVITRGPNAKRQNLGIYRQQLLGPNKLIMRWLSHRGGALDFRDHALANPGTPFPIAVALGADPATTLGAVTPVPDSLSEYQFAGLLRGSRTEVAQALGSNLSVPAWAEIVLEGHLLPSSDPRAVKPVVPDGVNPPPNSDYEMALEGPYGDHTGYYNEQDWFPVFTVERITMRRNPIYHSTYTGKPPDEPAVLGVALNEVFVPLLRRQLPEIVDFYLPPEGCSYRLAVVSIRKQYAGHAKRVMFGLWSILRQFMYTKFIVVVDEDINPRDWKEVVWAMTTRMDPVRDTLLVENTPIDYLDFASPVSGLGGKMGLDATNKWPGETQREWGTPITMDADVKKRVDDIWSQLGL, from the coding sequence GTGAAATACCGCGACCTTAGAGACTTCCTCGCCCAACTTGAACGCATGGGCGACCTCAAACGCATTGCCGCGCCGGTGTCCACCCGGCTGGAAATGACCGAGATTTCCGACCGCGTGCTGCGCGCCGAAGGCCCGGCCCTGCTGTTTGAAAAAGCGCTGCACGACGGCCAACCGGCGCAGATGCCGGTGCTGACCAATCTGTTCGGCACGCCGTCCCGGGTGGCGCGCGGCATGGGCGCCGACAACGTCAGCGCACTGCGCGATATCGGCGAACTGCTGGCGTCGCTGCGCGAGCCCGAAGCCCCCAAGGGCCTGCGCGATGCGCTGGCCAAGGTGTCGATGCTGAAAGCGGCGTTGTGGGACATGAGCCCGAAAAACGTCAAGAGCCCGGCCTGCCAGGAAATTGTCTGGGAAGGCAAGGATGTGGACCTGAACCGCTTGCCGATCCAGACCTGCTGGCCCGGCGATGTGGCGCCGCTTCTGACCTGGGGCCTGGTGATCACGCGCGGCCCGAACGCCAAGCGGCAGAACCTGGGCATCTATCGCCAGCAGCTGCTGGGCCCGAACAAGCTCATCATGCGCTGGCTGTCGCATCGCGGCGGCGCGCTGGATTTCCGCGATCACGCGCTGGCCAACCCTGGCACGCCGTTCCCCATCGCCGTCGCACTGGGCGCCGACCCGGCCACCACGCTGGGCGCGGTCACCCCGGTGCCCGACAGCCTGTCCGAATACCAATTTGCCGGCCTGCTGCGCGGTTCGCGCACCGAAGTTGCCCAGGCGCTGGGCAGCAACCTGTCGGTACCGGCGTGGGCCGAGATCGTGCTCGAAGGCCATCTGCTGCCCTCTTCCGACCCGCGCGCCGTCAAGCCCGTGGTGCCGGACGGCGTCAACCCGCCGCCCAACAGCGACTACGAGATGGCGCTGGAAGGGCCGTACGGCGACCACACCGGTTACTACAACGAGCAGGACTGGTTTCCGGTGTTCACCGTCGAACGCATCACGATGCGACGCAACCCCATTTACCATTCCACCTACACCGGCAAGCCGCCCGACGAGCCCGCCGTGCTGGGCGTGGCGCTTAACGAAGTGTTCGTGCCGCTGCTGCGCCGCCAGTTGCCGGAAATCGTCGACTTCTATCTTCCGCCGGAAGGGTGCAGCTATCGGCTGGCGGTGGTGTCGATCCGCAAGCAATACGCGGGGCACGCCAAGCGCGTCATGTTCGGGCTGTGGAGCATTCTGCGCCAGTTCATGTATACCAAGTTCATCGTGGTGGTGGACGAAGACATCAACCCGCGCGACTGGAAGGAAGTGGTCTGGGCGATGACGACGCGCATGGACCCCGTGCGCGATACGCTGCTGGTCGAAAACACCCCCATCGACTATCTGGACTTCGCCTCGCCGGTCTCGGGGCTGGGCGGCAAGATGGGCTTGGACGCCACCAACAAATGGCCCGGCGAAACCCAACGCGAATGGGGCACGCCCATCACGATGGATGCCGACGTCAAGAAGCGTGTGGACGATATCTGGAGTCAGCTGGGC